Proteins encoded together in one Oculatellaceae cyanobacterium window:
- the cdaA gene encoding diadenylate cyclase CdaA, whose protein sequence is MPSGPGYDPAWTKSLLLHSVDLGLVLALTYLVLLIIGERRTLWMARGLIVLMLAAAVSKQLKLELLSFVLEKLVLGSALAIAVVFQSEFRRFLEQLGRGQILQLFQPVRRAIPKPDSVIDEMVDAVKELSQNRTGALMILETNSPIDERDFSVPGVKLNAELSRELLQTIFQTTTLLHDGAVFISGDRIVAAGVILPLSDRTASRQLGTRHRAAMGITERVGNCVCIVVSEETGSISLAERGILNRPLTSSKLKELLEAKFSPARDEKAVAPGLRSLGRKILVRGQTILRRVFRLPSSTSQQKK, encoded by the coding sequence ATGCCTTCGGGTCCTGGTTATGACCCCGCTTGGACTAAATCCTTACTGCTTCACAGTGTAGATTTAGGATTAGTTCTAGCCCTCACATATCTAGTGCTACTCATTATTGGGGAGCGACGTACGCTGTGGATGGCGCGAGGCTTAATTGTCCTAATGCTAGCAGCCGCAGTCAGTAAACAACTAAAGCTCGAATTGTTAAGTTTTGTGCTGGAAAAATTGGTGCTTGGCTCTGCACTGGCAATAGCGGTGGTATTTCAATCGGAGTTTCGCCGCTTTTTAGAACAGTTAGGGCGAGGACAAATTTTGCAGTTATTTCAACCTGTCCGTCGTGCTATTCCGAAACCAGATAGTGTGATCGATGAGATGGTGGATGCGGTCAAAGAATTGTCGCAAAACCGTACAGGTGCGCTGATGATTTTGGAAACTAATAGCCCGATAGATGAGCGCGATTTTTCTGTGCCAGGTGTTAAACTTAATGCCGAACTTTCTAGAGAACTGTTGCAGACTATTTTTCAGACAACAACACTATTACACGATGGAGCGGTTTTTATAAGTGGCGATCGCATTGTTGCTGCTGGGGTAATTTTGCCACTTTCGGATCGTACAGCTTCGCGACAGTTGGGTACACGCCATAGGGCGGCAATGGGAATTACTGAAAGAGTCGGAAATTGTGTCTGTATTGTTGTATCTGAAGAAACAGGTTCGATTTCCTTGGCAGAAAGAGGAATACTCAATCGACCATTGACCAGCAGTAAACTTAAAGAATTGCTGGAGGCGAAATTTTCTCCAGCCCGTGATGAGAAAGCAGTCGCACCTGGTTTACGCAGTCTGGGGCGCAAAATTCTCGTTAGAGGGCAGACAATTTTACGCCGTGTTTTTCGTCTGCCGTCATCCACTTCTCAACAGAAGAAATGA
- the lysA gene encoding diaminopimelate decarboxylase produces MVTTHTVEVQNSGLQYLPKNQANRSPNQELLPITAEVNNRDCLEIGGCDVTTLVQQFGSPLYILDETTLLTTCSQYNDALFRYYPGQSQILYASKAWNCLAVCAIAASVGLGIDVVSGGELYTAVQAGVSPKKIYFHGNNKSIAELELAIQSGCTIVVDNWLELQNLVAIANSNSSKPIKIMLRLTPGIECHTHEYIRTGHLDSKFGFDPNQIEQVFTFLSKNSALNCIGLHAHIGSQIFERQPHQDLAGVMVEWFDKAAKYGLQLSELNVGGGLGIRYTESDDPPSIEEWVKGVCEAVVKACEHQQIPLPKLLCEPGRSLIGTACVTAYTVGSTKVVPDIRTYVAVDGGMSDNPRPITYQSRYRAVIANKMSAEATETVTIAGKHCESGDILIKDAQLPKTEVGDILVVMGTGAYNYSMSSNYNRLPRPAAVLVNNGEANLILQRETNEDLIRHDRLPERLVSKQSIVNS; encoded by the coding sequence ATGGTAACGACTCACACGGTTGAGGTTCAAAATTCTGGGCTTCAGTATCTACCGAAAAATCAGGCAAATCGCTCACCGAATCAAGAACTTTTACCTATAACTGCTGAAGTTAACAATCGCGACTGCTTAGAAATTGGTGGCTGTGATGTCACAACATTAGTGCAGCAATTCGGTTCACCTTTATATATTTTGGATGAAACGACGCTTTTGACTACTTGCAGTCAGTATAACGATGCGCTTTTCAGGTATTATCCTGGTCAGTCGCAGATTTTATATGCTTCTAAGGCTTGGAATTGCCTTGCTGTCTGCGCGATCGCAGCAAGTGTGGGTTTAGGTATTGATGTAGTATCAGGTGGTGAATTATACACTGCTGTGCAAGCAGGTGTCAGTCCGAAGAAAATTTATTTTCATGGCAATAATAAATCAATTGCTGAACTGGAATTAGCGATTCAATCCGGCTGTACGATTGTAGTAGATAATTGGTTAGAGTTGCAGAATTTGGTAGCGATCGCAAATTCCAACTCTAGCAAACCAATCAAAATCATGCTGCGCTTAACTCCAGGGATTGAATGTCATACCCACGAGTACATTCGCACTGGTCATTTGGACAGTAAGTTTGGTTTTGATCCTAACCAAATTGAGCAAGTATTTACTTTTCTCAGCAAAAATTCTGCGTTAAATTGTATAGGTTTACACGCTCACATTGGCTCACAAATTTTTGAGCGCCAACCGCATCAAGATTTAGCTGGTGTAATGGTTGAGTGGTTCGATAAAGCAGCCAAGTATGGTTTGCAATTATCAGAATTAAATGTTGGCGGTGGCTTAGGAATTCGTTATACAGAATCAGATGATCCTCCTAGTATTGAGGAATGGGTAAAAGGTGTTTGTGAAGCTGTCGTTAAAGCTTGTGAACATCAGCAAATACCTCTGCCGAAATTACTTTGTGAACCAGGGCGATCGCTAATTGGTACTGCTTGCGTTACTGCTTATACTGTAGGCAGCACTAAAGTAGTTCCAGATATTCGCACTTATGTAGCAGTTGATGGTGGAATGTCTGACAACCCCCGCCCAATTACCTATCAGTCTCGCTACCGAGCAGTTATTGCTAATAAAATGTCTGCTGAGGCTACAGAAACAGTGACAATTGCTGGTAAGCACTGTGAATCTGGAGATATTTTAATTAAGGATGCCCAACTGCCTAAAACTGAAGTAGGAGATATTTTGGTAGTTATGGGTACAGGTGCTTATAACTACAGTATGTCTTCCAATTACAACCGCTTACCTCGTCCAGCAGCAGTTTTAGTTAATAACGGGGAAGCAAATCTAATCTTGCAGAGGGAAACCAACGAAGATTTAATTAGACATGATCGCTTACCCGAACGCTTGGTCAGTAAACAGTCAATAGTCAACAGTTAA
- a CDS encoding DUF3143 domain-containing protein: MTLPPANTPLYNHPLPDIEQWLRSQGCEQDRTELHCWRIEFQSWKAELFLDIEELTVRYLKAGEGGRDIQRSFKYSLTRKDIEQAVFAGP; this comes from the coding sequence ATGACGCTGCCACCTGCTAATACACCTCTATATAACCATCCCTTACCTGACATTGAGCAATGGCTGAGATCTCAAGGATGTGAACAAGACCGCACCGAATTACACTGCTGGCGAATCGAATTCCAGTCTTGGAAAGCAGAGTTATTTCTCGATATTGAAGAGTTAACTGTGCGTTATCTCAAAGCAGGCGAAGGTGGACGTGATATTCAACGCTCCTTCAAATACTCCCTGACTCGCAAGGATATTGAGCAAGCTGTTTTCGCTGGCCCATAG
- a CDS encoding ATP-dependent Clp protease ATP-binding subunit, with product MFERFTEKAIKVIMLAQEEARRLGHNFVGTEQILLGLIGEGTGVAAKVLKSMGVNLKDARIEVEKIIGRGSGFVAVEIPFTPRAKRVLELSLEEARQLGHNYIGTEHLLLGLIREGEGVAARVLENLGVDLSKVRTQVIRMLGETAEVGAGASSQGRTKTPTLDEFGSNLTQMAADGKLDPVVGRSKEIERVIQILGRRTKNNPVLIGEPGVGKTAIAEGLAQRIANNDIPDILEEKRVVTLDIGLLVAGTKYRGEFEERLKKIMDEIRQAGNVILVIDEVHTLIGAGAAEGAIDAANILKPALARGELQCIGATTLDEYRKHIERDAALERRFQPVMVGEPTVDETIEILHGLRERYEQHHKLKISDLALEAAAKLSDRYISDRYLPDKAIDLVDEAGSRVRLINSQLPAAAKELDKELRKVLKEKDEAVRSQDFDRAGELRDREMEIKAEIRSIAQTKKSDPKSSDEASPVVTEEDIAQIVASWTGVPVNKLTESESEKLLHMEDTLHQRLIGQEDAVKAVSRAIRRARVGLKNPNRPIASFIFSGPTGVGKTELAKSLASYFFGSEEAMIRLDMSEYMERHTVSKLIGSPPGYVGYNEGGQLTEAVRRRPYTVILFDEIEKAHPDVFNMLLQILEDGRLTDAKGRTVDFKNTLLIMTSNIGSKVIEKGGGGLGFEFSENKTESQYNRIRSLVNEELKNYFRPEFLNRLDEIIVFHQLTRDEVKEIADIMLKELFKRLNDQGISLEVTERFKDRLVQEGYSPAYGARPLRRAIMRLLEDVLAEEILSGRIKDGNAAVVDVGEDGNVKVELGQKREVLPLPQAVE from the coding sequence ATGTTTGAACGCTTTACAGAAAAAGCCATAAAGGTAATCATGCTGGCCCAGGAAGAAGCACGTCGCCTGGGGCATAATTTTGTCGGTACAGAGCAAATTCTCCTGGGTCTGATCGGGGAAGGAACTGGTGTCGCCGCCAAAGTTTTAAAGTCAATGGGTGTCAACCTCAAAGACGCTCGTATTGAAGTAGAAAAAATTATAGGTCGAGGCTCTGGTTTCGTGGCGGTGGAAATTCCCTTCACCCCAAGAGCCAAGCGCGTTCTAGAGTTATCCTTAGAAGAAGCTCGTCAGCTAGGGCATAACTACATCGGCACCGAACACCTGCTTCTGGGGCTAATTCGAGAAGGGGAAGGCGTTGCTGCCAGAGTATTAGAAAATCTAGGCGTTGACCTTTCTAAGGTACGGACGCAAGTGATTCGGATGCTCGGAGAAACGGCAGAAGTAGGCGCTGGTGCGAGTAGCCAAGGTAGAACAAAAACTCCAACCCTGGACGAATTTGGCTCTAACCTCACCCAGATGGCAGCAGACGGGAAGCTTGACCCTGTGGTGGGGCGGAGTAAAGAAATTGAACGAGTGATCCAAATTTTGGGTCGTCGTACCAAGAATAACCCAGTGTTGATTGGGGAACCAGGGGTTGGTAAAACTGCGATCGCAGAAGGTTTAGCCCAACGCATCGCTAACAACGATATTCCTGACATCCTAGAAGAAAAACGAGTCGTCACCCTAGATATTGGTTTGTTAGTAGCTGGAACCAAATATCGCGGTGAATTTGAAGAACGACTCAAGAAAATCATGGATGAAATTCGTCAAGCTGGAAATGTAATTCTAGTAATTGACGAAGTACATACATTAATTGGTGCTGGTGCAGCAGAAGGTGCAATTGATGCCGCCAATATTCTCAAACCAGCTTTAGCTAGAGGTGAGTTGCAGTGTATTGGCGCAACCACCCTGGATGAGTACCGCAAGCATATTGAGCGGGATGCTGCTCTAGAACGTCGATTCCAGCCTGTAATGGTAGGTGAACCAACAGTTGACGAAACTATTGAGATCCTGCACGGGTTGCGCGAACGTTATGAACAACACCACAAACTGAAGATTTCTGATCTCGCGCTAGAAGCAGCAGCGAAACTATCAGATCGTTATATTTCTGATCGTTACTTACCAGATAAGGCAATTGACTTAGTGGATGAAGCGGGTTCGCGGGTGCGTTTGATTAACTCTCAGCTACCTGCGGCAGCGAAGGAATTAGATAAGGAACTGCGTAAGGTTCTCAAAGAAAAAGACGAAGCTGTAAGGTCGCAAGACTTTGATCGGGCGGGCGAATTGCGCGATCGCGAAATGGAAATCAAAGCCGAAATCCGTTCCATCGCTCAAACTAAGAAGTCAGATCCCAAGAGTAGCGATGAGGCTTCACCAGTAGTCACAGAAGAAGATATTGCTCAAATTGTCGCTTCTTGGACTGGTGTACCTGTCAATAAGCTGACGGAATCTGAGTCTGAAAAACTGCTGCACATGGAAGACACCCTGCACCAGCGTTTGATCGGTCAAGAAGACGCGGTTAAGGCAGTCTCCCGTGCTATTCGCCGCGCTCGTGTTGGTCTGAAGAACCCCAACCGACCGATTGCTAGCTTCATCTTCTCTGGCCCTACTGGGGTTGGTAAGACAGAACTTGCTAAATCTCTCGCGTCTTACTTCTTCGGCTCAGAAGAAGCGATGATTCGCTTGGATATGTCCGAATACATGGAGCGCCATACAGTTTCTAAGCTGATTGGTTCGCCTCCAGGTTATGTCGGTTACAACGAAGGCGGTCAGCTAACCGAAGCAGTGCGCCGTCGTCCTTATACCGTGATCCTTTTCGATGAAATCGAAAAAGCTCACCCCGATGTATTCAATATGTTGCTGCAAATCTTAGAAGATGGGCGGTTAACTGACGCGAAGGGTCGCACGGTAGACTTCAAAAATACCTTGCTGATTATGACTTCTAATATCGGTTCTAAGGTGATTGAAAAAGGTGGCGGCGGTCTTGGTTTCGAGTTCAGCGAAAATAAAACTGAATCTCAATACAACCGAATTCGCTCTTTGGTCAACGAAGAACTCAAGAATTACTTCCGTCCAGAATTCCTCAATCGTCTTGATGAGATCATCGTCTTCCATCAACTAACGAGAGACGAGGTGAAGGAGATTGCCGACATCATGCTCAAAGAGTTGTTCAAACGCTTGAATGATCAGGGAATTTCTTTGGAAGTAACTGAACGGTTTAAAGATCGTTTAGTACAAGAAGGTTATAGCCCTGCTTATGGTGCTAGACCACTGCGTAGAGCAATTATGCGCTTGTTGGAAGATGTGCTGGCTGAGGAAATCCTCTCTGGTCGCATTAAAGACGGGAACGCAGCAGTTGTTGACGTTGGTGAAGATGGGAATGTGAAGGTGGAGTTAGGTCAGAAACGAGAAGTACTACCACTTCCCCAAGCTGTTGAGTAA
- the rimI gene encoding ribosomal protein S18-alanine N-acetyltransferase has product MSFLELKPLKAEQLPAVVELDQLCFGGHWTLDGYRRELESSTSHFLTVCLGSARVDCKSQSNYDLETSNNSQSAQLTAQQSNTLNSNSSGVATRNEAEIPSQLIGLGCFWSILEEAHITLLAVHPKYQNQGLGKLLFYGLLYLAHQQGLERATLEVRVSNQTALSLYKKFGFQEVGKRRRYYQDTGEDALILWRNHLASAEFNKILMEWQQEIKANLDTKGWNLLISDHRFQNNK; this is encoded by the coding sequence GTGTCTTTTTTAGAACTTAAACCACTAAAAGCTGAACAGCTTCCAGCCGTAGTCGAGCTTGACCAACTTTGTTTCGGTGGTCATTGGACATTAGACGGGTATCGACGAGAGTTGGAAAGTAGTACCAGTCATTTCCTGACTGTTTGTCTAGGATCTGCTCGTGTTGATTGCAAGAGCCAAAGTAATTACGATCTTGAAACCTCTAATAATTCTCAATCAGCGCAGCTAACCGCACAACAAAGCAACACCTTAAATTCCAACTCATCGGGCGTAGCAACGCGTAATGAAGCCGAAATCCCCTCTCAATTAATTGGTTTAGGCTGTTTTTGGTCAATTTTAGAAGAAGCTCATATTACACTGCTAGCTGTCCATCCTAAATATCAAAATCAAGGGTTGGGTAAGTTGTTGTTTTATGGTTTACTGTATCTGGCTCATCAACAAGGATTAGAGCGGGCAACCTTAGAAGTCCGAGTATCTAATCAAACAGCGCTGTCTCTATATAAAAAGTTTGGATTTCAGGAGGTGGGTAAGCGTCGCCGCTACTACCAAGATACTGGTGAAGATGCTTTAATTTTATGGCGGAATCATTTAGCATCTGCTGAATTCAACAAAATATTAATGGAATGGCAGCAGGAAATTAAGGCGAACTTGGATACTAAAGGCTGGAATTTATTAATTTCAGACCACCGCTTCCAAAACAATAAATAA
- a CDS encoding isoprenyl transferase yields the protein MTSKPIILKELPVDIDQNRLPQHVAVIMDGNGRWAKHRGLPRIMGHRRGVDALKDLLRCCRDWGIPALTAYAFSTENWGRPLEEVNFLMMLFERVLRRELEEMIQENVRIRFVGDLGALPSSLQAEIERSMEVTANNQGICFTVATNYGGRQEILQACQAIALQVQQGLLQPDAIDETVFAKHLYTANLSDPDLLIRTSGEMRISNFLLWQLAYAEFYITETLWPDFDRAEFHRALCAYQKRDRRFGKV from the coding sequence ATGACTTCCAAGCCAATTATTTTAAAAGAGTTACCAGTCGATATCGATCAAAACCGCCTGCCTCAGCACGTAGCGGTAATTATGGATGGAAATGGCAGGTGGGCTAAACATCGAGGTTTACCCCGAATTATGGGGCATCGACGGGGGGTTGATGCCCTGAAAGATTTGCTGCGCTGTTGTCGGGACTGGGGCATTCCAGCACTTACCGCGTATGCTTTCTCTACGGAAAATTGGGGTCGTCCGTTGGAAGAAGTTAATTTTTTGATGATGTTGTTTGAGCGGGTGTTACGGCGCGAACTGGAGGAGATGATTCAGGAAAACGTCAGAATTAGGTTTGTGGGAGATTTAGGGGCGCTACCATCGTCGCTGCAAGCAGAAATTGAGCGTTCAATGGAGGTTACTGCCAATAATCAAGGCATTTGTTTTACTGTGGCAACGAATTACGGTGGAAGACAAGAAATTTTGCAAGCTTGTCAAGCGATCGCACTACAGGTGCAGCAAGGTTTACTACAACCTGACGCTATTGATGAAACTGTGTTTGCTAAACATCTCTATACTGCTAATTTGAGCGATCCAGATTTATTAATTCGTACAAGTGGAGAGATGCGAATTAGTAACTTTTTGCTATGGCAATTAGCTTATGCAGAATTTTATATCACAGAAACTTTGTGGCCAGATTTTGACCGAGCAGAATTTCATCGAGCTTTATGTGCTTATCAAAAGCGCGATCGTAGATTTGGGAAAGTATGA